The following coding sequences are from one Streptomyces venezuelae window:
- a CDS encoding UbiX family flavin prenyltransferase: MNPGDTQRRPWIVGVSGASGTPYAAAVLRALLAAGESVDLVVSRASRLTLLDETGIAFRDAHWRDDLRQWLGRGADGKPGVFDPDVSDVRYWSAGDLAAGPSSGSYATKGMLIVPTSTACVAGVALGLSKDLLQRSASVTLKEGRRLVVCVRETPLNGQTLKHLVSLDEAGAIVLPASPAFYAGATHIQDLVDFVAGRVLDAARVPHSLYRRWEGELGSGSQGG; encoded by the coding sequence GTGAACCCAGGAGATACACAGCGTAGGCCTTGGATCGTGGGGGTCTCGGGTGCCTCGGGCACTCCGTACGCCGCCGCCGTGCTGCGTGCGCTGCTCGCGGCGGGGGAGAGCGTGGACCTCGTCGTGTCCCGGGCCTCGCGGCTGACGCTGCTCGACGAGACGGGCATCGCCTTCCGGGACGCGCACTGGCGGGACGACCTGCGGCAGTGGCTGGGGCGCGGCGCGGACGGCAAGCCGGGGGTGTTCGACCCGGACGTGTCCGACGTGCGGTACTGGTCGGCCGGTGACCTGGCGGCGGGACCTTCCTCCGGGTCGTACGCGACGAAGGGGATGCTGATCGTGCCGACGTCCACGGCGTGCGTGGCCGGGGTGGCGCTGGGGCTCTCGAAGGATCTGCTGCAGCGGTCGGCGAGCGTGACGCTGAAGGAAGGCCGACGGCTCGTGGTCTGCGTACGCGAGACGCCGCTGAACGGTCAGACGCTGAAGCACTTGGTGAGCCTGGACGAGGCGGGCGCGATCGTGCTGCCCGCCTCTCCGGCGTTCTACGCGGGGGCGACGCACATCCAGGATCTGGTGGACTTCGTCGCCGGGCGGGTGCTGGACGCGGCGCGGGTGCCGCACAGCCTGTACCGCCGGTGGGAGGGAGAGCTGGGCTCCGGCTCCCAGGGGGGTTAG